Below is a genomic region from Miscanthus floridulus cultivar M001 chromosome 1, ASM1932011v1, whole genome shotgun sequence.
AATGGTAAAGAAAAGAGAGATTTGATGTTGACATGACCCTTCTAGCTCCttcttttttaaaatttgaaccaTCACTTACAAAAAAAATGAACTACCCAATCTTGAACATAATTTTCTAATATCTACAAATTCTACTAAAACAATAAAACAGTTACCAGAGTTTAATTTGAAACTTAAAGTGTGAATTCTTTTGTACTGTGCTTTGCTTCTCTATTCCCACGATGATGATCATACCTTTTGTGATAAAAGTATTAGTTTTGTTAAAGACCAAAATTAGCATAGTGCACTTCTTACTACAAAGGACGAAATCAGAAGCAAAACTCAAAGCTAATGtgtaggtatatatatttatatatgacATATGATGTGCATGTATGTAATGCTTGCTTTCTATTTCTTATAAAGTTTGTGTAGTTGAAGATTATTATTTTCCTTTATGCTCTATGCATTCATGACAGCGTTTCTTATGTAAAACTTAAGGTTCAATGAACTTTGAATGGATAGCCAACTGTAAAATTTTGAATAGATGACTGACTGCCAGATGGCAATGTAAAACATTTAAGATGGCGTTTGGATCAGCGAAATGTAACGTAATTACATTACGGAGGGGATGGGATGATGATACAGCTGTTTGGTTCAACTCGGTCCGTTATGGAGTACCCCGCAATCAGATACGGACCCGTTCACGGCCGATACCGCCCATCCGCAAGCTTTATCGCATTACGCAGCAGTTGCCGTTATCAGTTTCCATTACTTTTTTGCAACCGACATATCACGGGAATCAAAGATCCCCTTGCTGCTCCCCGCGTGATCTGTTTTCCTTACCATTTACGTTTCCATCCATGGAAACAAACGCCTTCTAAAAGTTATTCTACTTGCATTATTTAATAAACTGCAACATGTGAAACTGCTTTCTCTTTACATACTAAATATCTTATAAACCATATAAAATTTCCTTGTTTGACCTAGTTCATGTTTACAACTAGAGCTCACCCAGAAAATACTATATCTTATTGGTTTCCATTGTTTCTTAAGATTGAAGCACGTGGTCTTCCTCTTACTCCGGAGGTATTGCTTTTATTGCCTCCATTCTCTTCAATTACATTTAACTCAGAGGTTGCTAATGGAACAACGACTGGAGAGAAATGTAAACCTGAAGTAGCCAAAACTGGACTTGGGTCATCAGCTGCCATGACCACATCAGTTGTTGCAGCTGTTCTTCACTATCTTGGTGCCGTTAACCTTTCATGTCCGGGACAATCTTCCGGTGATAATGCTACTGGACAAGGTCTTGACTTGGTTCACGCTATTGCCCAAAGTGCACATTGTATAGCACAAGGGAAAATTGGAAGTGGTTTTGATGTTAGTGCTGCTGTCTATGGGAGTCAACGCTATGTAAGGTTTTCTCCAGAAATACTCTCCTCGGCTCAGGTAAGAAACCTCAGTGGCAGATAACGTGCACCTCATCAACTTTTTCAGTGTAATCTCACTACATTTGAAGAGCTGGTAACTATGACTGCAATATTTACAGGCTACAGGTGGGACTTCCTTGCCAGATGTAGTATCAGATATTGTTACGCAAAGGTGGGATCATGAGAATAAACAGTTTTCATTACCTCCTCTGATGACCCTTGTAAGTCACCAAGCCTCATGGTCAATGGCCGGtttttccaaaatggcaatcaaatcATTTTACTGGTTTTCACCAGCCACCATAACTACTGGTCTGCTATGCTGCTACTAGTGGTATAGGATTTACAGTTTCTTTACTAGATACTGCAATGCTATGATGCTTATAGGCTATAGCCATTAGGCCATGTCTTATGCTCATAGTGGCAGCAAGTGCGATGAGACTGCTGTTATAACCTCATGTCATATCTATCTCACACGCATACCATGCTAATATTGATGTCATCCAGATTTGAAAAGTGATAAGTTGTAGAATGGCTGGTCCCATTTTATTTTCATCATCACCAGATACTTCTCTCGTTTCATGTTAAGTCTATCACAGCCTTGCCTTCTCTTAAAAATATCCTTGCAAAGTTGTATCTTTATTAATATTTCTTCACTTGATATATATTATAAGACTTGTGTGGCTCACATTGCAAAACAGCACAAGGTTAAAAAGAAATGTTGCCTTGGCCTTGCACAGTGGACATCTTAGCCAAAAGTACAAAGCATAGCATAAAAAAATTGCATTTCTGTTCACAAGACAGTATGAATAGGAAGGGGCAAGGGGCAAGGGGCGCGcgcgtgggggtgggggtggggtggggtggggggttgAGGATTTGTGTCAATGTCAACAGTATTTTTATTTTCTACATATGTTTGTTTTTTGCTAGCTCCTTGGGGAACCTGGAACCGGAGGATCATCTACTCCATCAATGGTTGGATCTGTGAAACGGTGGCAGAAGTCTGACCCTGAGAAATCCAAAGATACATGGAGTAAACTGGCCATTGCCAATTCAGCGCTGGAGAACCAACTGAGAATCTTAAAAGGACTTTCTGAAAATCACTGGGAGGCATATGAGTCTGTAGTGCGGTCCTGTAGTCATCTCACGTATGGGAAGGTAACTACATAATTATGTTATATACTTATATCTATTATATTACACTATCCAATTTCCGCAAAGAACTTAGCATTTGTTTGGAGTAATAGATTGATGAATAAGGAAAAGGCTGTGTTAGGATAAACCATAATATTTTGGTTTTTAGTTTTTGGTTGACCGGGAGCTTGTACTCCCATTTTTAATCACCAACTGAAAGTAATCTTTTATTATTCTTTTAAATGAATTCTCTGTTTCTTTGTTCTCTGCAGTGGACAGAGGTGGCTACTAACCAAGATCAAGAATTAATTGTTAGATCATTGTTGGCTGCAAGGGATGCTTCCCTTGAGATAAGGCTTCACATGCGAGAGATGGGTATGGCAGCCGGTGTTCCAGTAAGGCCCCCTTTACAAAACTGCAAGTATTGTAGTATAGCATGTTCAAAGAAGTATATTCAGTATGATGTTTGGCATAATCACAGCAATATGGATCACTAATGTATGAAATTGTAGATATATATTAGGGTCAATATTATTAGTCAAGCTTGTTTGTCATCTTTGCCCTAATTTTGTAGATTGAGCCAGATTCACAAACACAGCTACTAGATGCCACTATGAATATGGAGGGTGTTTTACTGGATGGAGTTCCCGGAGCTGGTGGCTTCGATGCAGTATACTCAGTGACTTTGGGGGATGCAAATAATGCTGTAGCAAATGCTTGGAGCTCAGTTGGCGTTCTGCCACTTCTTGTTCGAGAAGACTGCCATGGTGTTTCTTTGGAAGATGCTGACCCAAGAACAAGGGAGGTGTCAGCAGCTGTATCGTCCATTCAGATTAATTGATTCTACTGTTAATAGTTCTATTTGTGTATCTATGGTGTACCATTATTTATTCTCTTGTTCTTTTATAAGTACCAAATTGTGTCGAATGCTAGGAGGTACGTGGTTAAAATAAGTGCTGCACTTGCAGCAAGATAGCACGTTATTTACAAGACTGTTCATGAGTGTAGAAAATAAGGAATTCTAGGGGTTTCCACGGAATTAGTGACTTGTAACGATGGAATATACGTGAGGAACTGTAAGCTATTCAACAAACACATACTGCAAACATTGCATTTGCTACCGTTTTGCATGGTTTGTATGATAATTCAGTATGTGTTAGTGTTTGAAAGGAGGTGTGGTTTATATGATGATGGTGTTTGATATTTGACCTTATCCTATGATAGGTCGTGCTTTGGCTTCCGGGTGAAGAAACAGAGGGGGTATAACTGTGGAATGAAGAAACGACCAGAGTCCAAAGGCTTTTCTATCATTTTGATTTTTGAGGTCGTGGATTCCGGAAGTGGTCACTGCCCAGCTGGGTGGTATGTTGCCTAGCGTGCCTATGCTTTCCTCCTGCCGGTGATACTATTCGCCAATCAATCAATTTGcagtctgttcgcttggtcgtaaacgactgtggattataagctagaacaatattttttttacatattaaatcagccagcagtaataatccacgatcgaaatgacgaaacgaacaggctgtcgaTTTGTTCGTAAGATAGGCAAGGTATTCCTCAATTTGGCACCTCTTACATAAATCAATGGAAACTAATTGCCTTCACTGAAGACTATGAGCAGCTCCAGGGTGTCACTTTTACAACTTTCTTGACCTTTGATTTGCACTCTATATGCTGAGGCTGAAAGTGCGTGTCCTGAACTGCTAGTAGAACCCTTTCACCCTCTCATGGTACACCTACACCGATTTTTGCTACGAGCCTACGACTACGTTGACACTAACAGCATCTTCGTGCTCTGGTCTGCACATCTCCGCCTTCTAGACTTagtctctatcacatcaaatatttgatACATGTATAGAgttttaaatatagattaaaaaataactaattatacatattatgactaatttacgagataaatttttaaggctaattagtccataatttgacagtgtggtgctacagtaacctcATGTGCTAAtgccggattaattaggcttaataaattcgtctcgcgggtTACTGAAGActtgtgtaatttattttattattactatccgaacactccataTGACACCCCTATGTGACACCCCTAAACTTTTTTCCCCTGGATTTAACTCTTTTTTGGATCCATGGGGCTaaagtttatcccaccttttttaGGCACCTTTTAGCCCTCATAGATCAAAACAAGAGGGCTAAAAGTGaggggctaaactttagcccaacCATTTTCCATTAGCCCCTCCAAAGTGGGCTAAAAAGAGCTAAAAGTGCAACCCCCAATACCAAAAGACGCATATTACCCACACATATCCCTATGCATGGCTGTTCATGAGTATTAATTCGGGACAAAGGGTAATGGTAGGTACATGGCTAATCTTTAGCCCCTGGATCCAAACAGTCCtatgggctaaactttagccttTATCCCCTTCATTCTAAGGGATAATCTTTAGCCCTAGATTAAACTTTAGCCCATGGATCAAATAGGGCCTTAAACAAGGCCTTAGCTTTCGCCACTTATGTAGTAATTGTTACCGATCATGTTTAGTTTGAGGCTGTTCGACTGGTACTAAAGTCGACTgaaactgatttgttgtgagagaaaaataccatagattctagctgataagccggctgttaagttcaagaaaaaaaacctttTAAGGTCAAATCCTGTTTTAAGTGACAAGATCATGTTTTATTGTTAAACGTCAGCTCAGCATTAATTATCTGCACACGGTGGGTATCTGAAACTGTATCAAAACGGTTCAGCATGTCTATGTTGAAGTCGGTGTGCTTGTTCTTATCCTAGCTTGGATAGGGCTCGCTTTGGGCTTTGGGTGAGGAAATGCGGAAGATCAACGGCAAGATACTTTTTCTAGTTTGACCTATCGAAGAGGCTAGCTTGTTTGTAGGCTATAATTCTATAatatttggctttggctttttggAAACGCTGAAGGTCACGGAATGCCAGGTATTCTCCAATCACCAATCAATGGAAATTTGTTTGTAAAATAAGTGTGTGACTTTTGTTACTAGTGACTCTTTTTGCATAAATCACTGGTCCAGACTCCAGACGAATCAGCGTTCTAAACGGCACTACGTCTATTCTCAAAAACCATATTCGGGCATATCAAAAGATGCATAGTTCTGTGAAATTCTAAGGTAATTTTGTGATACTTTTTAAGGAAAAATGGTGATGCGGAACCATAGTTGGAATGAGCCAACGAGGGGAGGAGGAGAAAGGATGGTGGAAAATCAGCGTGTTTGGCTGGTCTAGTCTCGGtttatttcagcttattctctctcacagaacactattaaaTCAACTGAAACCAATCAAAATAAGGTCGAAATGTGACCAGCTGAACTAACCCGAGGTCGGTCTAGAGTTGAAAGGTAGGATGAAGGCTAGAGTTGTCTATCATAATAGCACCACTTAAGGGGTAGatagagctagaattttatgtggtCACTCTCCGGTCATAATGCTATTTTGTCAGTTAGAAAGAATGTTTTATCATTTTTTAAATAGATAATAAATAGAATTTTAAGACTAGTCTTAGTGGGGTTTCATGTCCCAGTTTTCAATACATCCATATCTTCATCCTCACGAAACTCTCTCTATTTTCATGAAACATTTATCATCTCTCTCTTCATTAATATAGTGCCATATCAATGTATTTAATGCCTATAAAAATCTGATGAaaccccattgagactggcctaatacAACGACGTAGTTCCAACCCTGCCCCTGGCGCCAATTATGCTCATCATGTAGCGTGTGTTGGGTTCATATTCAATTTAAGCCTGGCTAGCTTTTCGAGCCAGGCGACTTAGCCAGGTTGGCACAAGCTAATAGCCACTTGTTTGGTTGGAGTGATTGCTAAAGCTTGGTTAAGTTTTGGTTTGTTTGGCTGTTTGTTTTGGCTTGCGTAGAATCACCGTGTCTTAAGACCGTAAGTTTACCCGTTGACACATTTTGTCGAACACGATACCTTCGCCATGGTCAGTGCAACATCATCCTCTGTGCTCCTACTCTGCCTCCCCCGGAGCTGCTCGAGCGCGTGGTAAGGAGGCGCAGGATCCGCCGGAGTTGCTCGAGCGCGTGGTGGTCCCCGAGGTCCGCGCGAAGGTAGTCGACGGGCGCGCCGGCGGCCACGGCCTCGGTGCTCGGAGCGAGACCGCGTCTAGCGAGGCGGAGGTCGGAGCGGCACGAGGTCGTTGGGGTCGTCGTTCTTCGGGTCCGGCGCGCGAGGCAGGGCGTGGCGCAGCTGGTGCGCACGCTGGGCGAGTGCGCGCGGCAGAGTAAGGCGTGGATGCGCGCCGGCGGCGAGCCCAAGTGCCTGGTGGACTTCTGGATGCAGGACACGCTGCGCGAGATCGAcgaggcggcagcggcggggcGCCCTCCGCCGTGCACACTGACGACAAGGAAAGCCAAGGACTTCGCTTGACGCGACAGAGAGATCAACGAGGAAGTTCAGACGACGAGACCCGGCAGAGAGATCGACGCGCCAGACGAGGAAGCCAAGGACCTCGCTCTCCACCAGGCTTGGGCGTGGACGCTGGGGATCTCGGGCTCGGTCGAAAGTGGCCGCCGAAGATCTGGAAGGAGCCGCAGTCGAGCGCGGACGCCGGGGACGCTCGGGCTCGGGCTTGGGCGCGGACGCCGGGGCCGATGACCATCCTGCGCGGGCGGAGGTGATGCAACTGTTAGACGTCGCCGCTTGGGCCAGGGAGGAGGGAGATGACGACGACTAGCTGCGGGAGGTGCGGTGTGGAAGAGCCGAAGAGGACGGGAGCACCGGGAGGTGATGCGAACCCATCGATGGCTGGCCAGGGCCTGCCGGGGAATAAACGGATCCTCGTTAGATTTTCTGGAGCCAGGGTAAGATCTCCAAAGTGGCGTGGCTTGGTAAGACCTCCAAAGTGGCGTGGCGTGGCCAGGGCTTCGGGCCGTTTATCGCCACCAAACAGCTGGAGGTTGACTTGCCAGAGCCTGATTGGAGGTTAGCCACTCAACTAAACAGGTCCGTAAGGAACTTTCATCATGTGAAGCTAAAGAAAGCCATCACTCCCTTCAAACCACAGATAAGTGTCTTTTTGGCTGATTATATATATAGGATAGACACATTTAAATCTGGGACATCAATATCTTTTTATTTGAATATAAATATGTTGATTGAACTTTGAAAAGTAATTAAGTCTAGGGTTGTGTTTCCGAAGTGGTTACAAAATAATTATATATAAATAATCTGTTATaatttacatacatttaaacTAGTATAATTGATGGTAAACAAAAATAGTGGTATCCTAGTGAGTAGTGACCATGCCCTTTACGACGACAGTCGACACGCTTACTTGGATGGAGTATTTTAGAAGAGAAAGGGTGAAGGAAGCCGTAGCGCTCTTTTAAATAAATATAAGCACAAGAGATGTCTCTGAAACTCACTAGGCTGACGGCAGGTTGGAGAACATGGTGCCAACCCTTCAACAAGTTTAAGATATATCTTCGTTTttcttataattcgtactttttattttttttagccagaacaatgtttttcccacaaatcagccagaatagtgttttgtcttttcagcgaagcgaacggggcttaCGAGTACCAGGATGGTACGTTAAGTACATTGGGAGCACTTGTTTGCTGAATCAAAACTCAAAAGGGATGTGGTGCTCGTCGTTTTCGTTCCCAGGAACTAATAATAACTCTGTGTCCCTGTATTACGCGTTAGATCCTGTGAAAATCTTTTGCTGGCTTGCTGAGGAGCACCACTGCATGAAAGATATGCTTACGAGAAGAGGAATATATGGCGAGTATTAGCTGGTAGAAAACGTGAAAAGGCCTAATGGAAAGAGGCGATGGTAGCCTCACGTACGCCACCTCCGTAGTTGACTATGCATCGGAGTAGATTATCGTATTGTTTCCGAGGTACTAATTGTATTGTATGGATTAGTGGGAACAGAGTCTCCAAGTACATAAGCCTTACCCAACTCCAAGTGGGCTAGAGGCCTGTTGGAACGCAGTGAAGAAATCTCATATTCCTATACACCGAGAAATGGTTTCTTGTAAGATTTGTTTATAATgtcatggttttcaaactatttAAGAAGTTTATATATTTTGACTGAAATGTTATAACATATATAAATTGGCAGTTTAATCATTagcataacatttttattgaaaAAAGAAATAGAGTTAAAACCATAGGTTCATTAGCTTAAGTAGGGATTTCAATTAGGTCTACCAACACTAAAAGTTAATTTTTGGATTCATAAACTTTTTAAAGGTCTACCAcaagtccataccccttcgtttgaCCCATATATTTAACTTCTAGGTctataaaattttcaaatgatTCACCGTAGGTTCATACCCCTTCATTTGGCCCTTAGATCTGACATGGCATATGAAGTCGGCAGCCAACATGGCATTAAATTTGTTGAGCCCATGCCTATCCCCCGCCCTCGCTGCCCTCCTTTACACTCCCTCGAACCTGGCATATGTGCCCCTGCTCTATCTCTAGTCTAGTGCTAGCCACCACCATTATTGGTCCCCGAGCTCTGTTGTTCCTTGCCTTGCGCTTCACATCTGTCCTAGAAATGATTTATACCAAGTTTGTTTCTGCCTTCTCTACTTTTTGCACTCATTGGACACACAGAAATCGTGTAGGAGCTCCTAGCCCATCATACTGTAGCTATCAAGGTCAATTTTTGAGCTTGCTTACGTGGCCATTCATGTCGGTGTAGGCCATCGCTGCTTCAACAAGTGCACGATTGAGTCCGTCATGGTTCCATTGTCCCTGTGCGCATGCATTTGGAGGGAAGTCTATGCCGAACCACCATTTCTGTCATAGTATTTTCCCCTTCTACCGACCTTTTGACCGCCGGATGGGCACGAACATGGCTGTTGCTAGCCTCCATCCGGCAAAATTAAGGGCAGGTTTGGTTttcataagtcaggtgacttattaactgaaaatcagtgacttataagtcatgcctgttttgttgtagatgacttataagctcattaaaggTGTGGGTCCTACGCAGAAAatggtgacttataagttttaagcaggggtgaactaACTTAAAACGTATAAGCAgtggtgacttataagttggtggtgtttgataaaataagtcacttattttactttttaacttataaataGATGActtatttggaaaaaaaaaaaaagccccTAAAAGCACCCTCAGGTGCGCGGGTTAGTAGTAAAGCTCGTGGTCCcatgctcgtgctgcttgccGGTACTTGCGCTTACCACCCTGTGTGCCGCATGCTACCACTCAGGAAACGAAgcaaggaaggagaagggagggggcTGAGCTAATTGCAAATTTCATGTCATGTTGGTTGCTGTCTCCATATCCATGTTAGATCTAAGAGCCAAACAGAGAGGTATGGACCTGCGGTTGAACCACTTATAAAGGTTATTGACCCAAAAATTAACTTttagagttgatggacctaattGAATCCCCACATAAGTAAAATGACTtttggtgcatttaactcaaagAAATACTACTACACTTCTAATATTTTGTATTGAGAAAATTTGGCATGCTAAGTGTTATGCTGAAAGCCAAGACACATGTTTATGTCATGGTACGAGCTATAAGAAATTTATCTAAGATGTAGAATCCATGcttttaaaaatataaaaaagagaGTCTTCAATAAGAGGTACAATAAACACTTGAGATATAACATAATATGTTGAGTAAAATAAATATAATAGGTAAGATCAAAATTGAAAAGGCAAAATCTAAATCCATGAAGTCATGGCATCAGCTACAACAAGAGCTAACACAATTCAAGCTAAAGATTATGGTAAACATTTATTGAAGACACACATAGAGGTGTGACGCAAAAAGGGAAACTTTGAATATGGTAGAAAAAATATAGAGCAATTACTT
It encodes:
- the LOC136502803 gene encoding phosphomevalonate kinase, peroxisomal-like, which encodes MEVVASAPGKVLIAGGYLVLERPNAGLVLSTTARFYAVVRPLRDSLPADSWAWAWTDVKVTSPQLSREATYKLSLTKSTLQLTSARESTNPFVEQAIQFSVAAAKATIIDKERKDVVHKLLLQGLNITVLGCNDFYSYRKQIEARGLPLTPEVLLLLPPFSSITFNSEVANGTTTGEKCKPEVAKTGLGSSAAMTTSVVAAVLHYLGAVNLSCPGQSSGDNATGQGLDLVHAIAQSAHCIAQGKIGSGFDVSAAVYGSQRYVRFSPEILSSAQATGGTSLPDVVSDIVTQRWDHENKQFSLPPLMTLLLGEPGTGGSSTPSMVGSVKRWQKSDPEKSKDTWSKLAIANSALENQLRILKGLSENHWEAYESVVRSCSHLTYGKWTEVATNQDQELIVRSLLAARDASLEIRLHMREMGMAAGVPIEPDSQTQLLDATMNMEGVLLDGVPGAGGFDAVYSVTLGDANNAVANAWSSVGVLPLLVREDCHGVSLEDADPRTREVSAAVSSIQIN